In one window of Oncorhynchus kisutch isolate 150728-3 linkage group LG16, Okis_V2, whole genome shotgun sequence DNA:
- the LOC109906389 gene encoding leukotriene B4 receptor 1-like: MASDLSISISAPPPLPSTPSLVSSSPPLSISHQIGISILVLAFVFGFPGNLFVVWSVLCRVRHRSVTCLLVLNLAAADALVLLSAPLFLHFLAGRRGWEFGAVACKTVHYLCCVNMNVSIYLICLMSMDRWLAVARPFLSQRMRTKKTLMAVLLAIWVLAFVLALPMPFYRSNLKPFLHKNISMSICMPYHWGSVGHQVFQYLFETVLGFFLPFTFIIVCYTSVICRLRSAMFQRKGRGNRLILLIIGAFALFWLPYHLVNILQVIGLLGSNATLSNAAVLARPNVTAFAFLSSSVNPVLYVFAGSSHIRQAGLSFMAKLFEGTNSEGGTSASFSRSTRCSRSGSTAPDESSALRSLTLKLGWLGKEKDGGGDSGVELRGVEVKVNSKQELKTLTSSDQSE; the protein is encoded by the exons ATGGCGTCAgacctctccatctccatctccgcTCCTCCCCCGctcccctccaccccttctcttgtctcctcctcccctcctctctccatctcacaccAGATAGGTATCTCCATTCTGGTCCTGGCCTTTGTTTTTGGTTTCCCAGGAAACCTGTTCGTGGTGTGGTCGGTGCTGTGCCGCGTGAGGCATCGCTCTGTCACGTGCCTGCTCGTCTTAAACCTCGCCGCGGCCGACGCCCTGGTGCTGCTAAGCGCCCCGCTCTTCCTGCACTTCCTGGCAGGCAGGCGAGGCTGGGAGTTCGGGGCGGTGGCCTGTAAGACGGTACACTACCTGTGCTGCGTCAACATGAATGTCTCCATCTACCTGATCTGCTTGATGAGCATGGATCGCTGGCTGGCCGTGGCGAGGCCCTTCCTGTCACAGAGGATGAGGACCAAGAAAACCCTGATGGCCGTTCTGCTGGCTATCTGGGTGCTGGCATTCGTCTTAGCTCTGCCCATGCCCTTCTATCGCag taaCCTGAAGCCCTTCCTTCACAAGAACATCTCCATGAGCATCTGCATGCCGTACCACTGGGGAAGTGTGGGTCACCAGGTGTTCCAGTACCTATTCGAGACCGTCCTGGGCTTCTTCCTCCCCTTCACCTTCATCATCGTCTGCTACACCTCCGTCATCTGCCGGCTACGCAGCGCCATGTTCCAGCGCAAGGGACGAGGAAACCGtctcatcctcctcatcatcggCGCCTTCGCTCTCTTCTGGCTGCCCTACCACCTGGTCAACATCTTACAG gtgATTGGTCTACTGGGTAGCAACGCCACTCTCTCCAATGCTGCTGTATTGGCCCGTCCCAACGTCACGGCGTTCGCCTTCCTGAGCAGCAGTGTGAACCCTGTGCTGTACGTGTTCGCCGGCAGCTCCCACATCCGCCAGGCCGGCCTCAGCTTCATGGCCAAGCTGTTCGAGGGCACCAACTCCGAGGGAGGTACCTCTGCCTCCTTCTCCCGCAGCACGAGGTGCAGCCGGAGTGGTTCCACAGCCCCGGACGAGAGCTCCGCTCTGCGCTCGCTGACACTCAAGCTGGGGTGGTTGGGGAAGGAaaaggatgggggtggggatAGTGGAGTGGAGCTGCGTGGAGTTGAGGTCAAGGTTAACTCCAAGCAGGAGCTCAAGACTTTGACATCCAGTGATCAGTCAGAGTAg